One genomic region from Zalophus californianus isolate mZalCal1 chromosome 12, mZalCal1.pri.v2, whole genome shotgun sequence encodes:
- the LOC113911261 gene encoding cytochrome c, with the protein MGDVEKGKKIFVQKCAQCHTVEKGGKHKTGPNLHGLFGRKTGQAPGFSYTDANKNKGITWGEETLMEYLENPKKYIPGTKMIFAGIKKTGERADLIAYLKKATKE; encoded by the exons atgggtgatGTTGAGAAGGGCAAGAAGATTTTTGTTCAGAAGTGTGCCCAGTGCCATACCGTGGAAAAGGGAGGCAAGCACAAGACTGGGCCAAATCTCCATGGTTTATTTGGCCGAAAGACAGGTCAGGCCCCTGGATTTTCCTACACAGATGCCAACAAGAACAAAG GCATCACCTGGGGAGAGGAGACACTGATGGAGTATTTGGAGAATCCCAAGAAGTACATCCCTGGAACAAAAATGATCTTCGCTGGCATTAAGAAGACAGGGGAAAGAGCAGACTTGATAGCTTATCTCAAAAAAGCTACTAAGGAGTAA